A window of Cryptomeria japonica chromosome 3, Sugi_1.0, whole genome shotgun sequence contains these coding sequences:
- the LOC131873992 gene encoding receptor-like protein 34 — translation MSENQFDGILSENIDEYGQSQLNYLSLANNNISGVFPHSICEGNHLEVLDVSNNKLTGNIFASFGNCSTTLKVLNLENNNLEGKIRRMVCLHKLKLGGNKLQGTIPSSLRNCTSLEILDLGYNNMEGTIPNWIENLIGLRILVLRSNKFKGGIPLELTKLENLQVLILSNNNLSRAIPSSLRNLRAMANQTQSAKVLEFLNSSSMPYLDKIEINNKGLFLEYVKSLALVRCLDLSNNNFSGDIPQEIGFLIGLRILNLTMNHLHGKIPTSFGNLVQLESLDLSDNNLIGNIPNELQSLTFLSYLNISCNNFSGRIPQGAQWLTFDERSFSNNANLCGLQIKINCSPSPPSNQIYDEDVSEHEWEEHVWWEVGIGLSFGFGFSIVIGVLCFNKKSRKRCFKVMDDIIVILDQSTQKNIF, via the coding sequence ATGTCTGAGAATCAATTTGATGGTATCCTTTCAGAAAACATTGATGAATATGGCCAAAGTCAGCTCAATTATTTGTCACTTGCAAATAATAATATAAGTGGTGTCTTTCCACATTCTATTTGTGAAGGAAATCACTTGGAGGTTCTAGATGTGTCAAATAACAAGCTCACAGGTAATATTTTTGCAAGTTTTGGGAATTGCTCAACAACACTCAAAGTGTTAAATCTAGAAAATAATAATCTGGAAGGTAAGATTAGGAGAATGGTTTGTCTTCACAAATTGAAATTAGGAGGTAACAAGCTACAAGGGACAATTCCATCATCACTTCGAAATTGTACTTCTTTGGAGATTCTAGATTTGGGATATAATAACATGGAGGGAACCATCCCAAATTGGATTGAGAATTTAATTGGTCTTCGAATTTTGGTGTTGAGATCTAATAAATTCAAAGGTGGAATACCCTTAGAGTTGACAAAATTAGAAAATCTTCAAGTCTTGATTTTGTCAAATAACAATCTATCTAGAGCTATTCCAAGTAGCTTAAGAAACTTGAGAGCAATGGCAAATCAAACACAAAGTGCAAAAGTCCTTGAGTTCTTAAACTCAAGCTCAATGCCTTATTTAGATAAAATTGAAATAAACAACAAAGGGCTATTTCTAGAATATGTGAAATCTTTGGCATTGGTCCGATGTCTTGATCTCTCAAACAACAACTTCTCAGGTGATATTCCTCAAGAAATTGGATTCCTCATTGGTCTAAGGATTCTCAATTTGACAATGAATCATCTCCATGGAAAAATTCCTACTTCTTTTGGAAATCTTGTGCAGTTGGAGTCACTTGATCTTTCAGATAACAATCTTATTGGAAATATCCCTAATGAACTACAATCTCTCACATTTTTAAGTTACTTGAACATATCTTGTAATAATTTTTCAGGTAGAATACCACAAGGAGCTCAATGGTTAACATTTGATGAGAGATCATTTTCAAACAATGCAAACCTTTGTGGACTTCAGATCAAAATAAATTGCTCACCTTCTCCTCCTTCAAATCAAATTTATGATGAAGATGTGAGTGAGCATGAGTGGGAGGAACATGTGTGGTGGGAGGTGGGAATTGGATTGAGCTTTGGATTTGGGTTTTCAATTGTTATTGGAGTATTATGTTTCaacaaaaaatctagaaaaagatgTTTCAAAGTTATGGATGACATTATTGTCATTCTTGATCAATCTACTCAAAAAAATatcttttaa
- the LOC131873991 gene encoding receptor-like protein 35: MSRLTFLDISYNYDLETRQSSSWIRNLRGLEHLRLAEVNLTRDVVESVVSLPNLTSLVMSDMPGTPLSPLGNLTSLSHLELFGTYFTQQSFPIWISNLTSLVSLYLTKYNISSSMPSAVLSLPHLRNLELFGNPSLKVNLSSIVQHASQLSSLSIVHSDVGRMIPNSTGNMSSLTTSALYDNNIQGRLLDSMGNMSLLTTLALSDNNIEGSLPDSMGNMFSLTSLDLSYNAIQGNLPNFIGNLSQLEYLRLSRNSLRGNIPLSSLGGLPKLSYLSIGSNQLNGSLPSTFGNLSSLIKLDVSNNSLSGTFLLSQLENFTKIRDLSLSDNFLRVKVEDFWIPKFQLQALYLSSCNMDGDFPSFLSTQYNIDELDLSNNSLGGNIPDWLWGLT; this comes from the coding sequence ATGTCTCGCTTGACATTTCTAGACATCTCCTACAATTATGATTTGGAGACAAGGCAGTCGAGCTCGTGGATACGAAATTTGCGAGGGTTGGAGCACCTTCGACTAGCAGAAGTGAATCTGACAAGAGATGTGGTAGAGAGTGTTGTTTCTCTTCCCAATCTTACATCACTTGTCATGTCTGATATGCCAGGTACACCTCTCTCTCCTCTTGGAAACCTCACCTCACTCTCCCATCTTGAGCTTTTTGGTACTTACTTCACTCAGCAGTcatttcccatttggatttctaaCCTTACATCTTTGGTTTCCCTCTACCTCACTAAGTACAATATCTCCAGTTCCATGCCTTCTGCTGTTTTAAGCCTTCCACACTTGAGGAACCTTGAGTTGTTTGGAAACCCTAGTCTCAAAGTCAACCTCTCTTCCATTGTGCAACATGCTTCCCAGCTCAGTAGCCTTTCTATTGTACATTCAGACGTGGGAAGAATGATTCCAAATTCTACTGGAAATATGTCCTCATTAACTACCTCAGCTCTTTATGATAACAATATTCAAGGTAGACTTCTAGATTCTATGGGGAATATGTCCTTGCTGACCACCTTAGCTCTTTCTGATAACAATATTGAAGGCAGTCTTCCAGATTCTATGGGAAATATGTTCTCATTGACCAGCTTGGATCTTTCTTATAACGCTATTCAAGGCAATCTTCCAAATTTTATTGGAAATCTCTCACAACTTGAATATTTGCGTCTTTCCAGAAATTCACTAAGAGGCAACATTCCATTGAGCTCTTTAGGTGGGCTACCAAAGCTTTCATATCTTTCTATTGGTTCAAACCAATTAAATGGAAGCTTACCATCTACTTTTGGTAATCTCTCATCTTTGATCAAGCTTGATGTTTCAAATAATTCTTTAAGTGGCACATTCTTACTCTCTCAATTAGAAAATTTCACAAAGATTCGTGACTTGAGTCTTTCTGATAATTTCTTGAGAGTGAAAGTTGAAGACTTTTGGATCCCAAAATTTCAACTTCAAGCTTTGTATTTGAGTTCTTGTAATATGGATGGTGATTTCCCATCTTTCCTATCCACTCAATACAACATAGATGAGCTTGACTTATCCAACAATTCTCTTGGTGGAAATATTCCAGATTGGTTGTGGGGCCTTACATAA